In one Streptomyces sp. NBC_01241 genomic region, the following are encoded:
- a CDS encoding phosphonatase-like hydrolase, which produces MKKLTTQNPENRLGLIVLDMAGTTVADGGLVEQAFSAAAERLGVEPGSADHAEKLDYVRATMGESKISVFRHLFGDEDRAQQANTAFEGAYGELVDGGRIAPIPGAREAIERLKGEGRTVVLSTGFARTTQDAILAALGWQDLVALTLCPADAGGRGRPYPDMVLAAFLRTGAVDGVQQTVVAGDTSYDMLSGVRSGAGLVVGVLTGAHDKDQLTRHGATHVLGSVAELPDLIARAEA; this is translated from the coding sequence GTGAAGAAGTTGACCACGCAGAACCCCGAGAACCGCCTCGGCCTGATCGTCCTCGACATGGCCGGCACCACCGTCGCCGACGGCGGCCTCGTCGAGCAGGCGTTCTCCGCCGCGGCCGAACGCCTCGGCGTGGAGCCCGGCTCCGCCGACCACGCGGAGAAGCTCGACTACGTACGCGCCACCATGGGCGAGTCCAAGATCTCCGTCTTCCGTCACCTCTTCGGCGACGAGGACCGCGCCCAGCAGGCCAACACCGCCTTCGAGGGGGCGTACGGAGAGCTGGTCGACGGCGGCCGCATCGCGCCGATCCCCGGCGCCCGCGAGGCCATCGAGCGGCTCAAGGGCGAGGGCCGCACCGTGGTCCTGTCCACCGGCTTCGCCCGCACCACCCAGGACGCCATCCTGGCCGCGCTCGGCTGGCAGGACCTGGTCGCCCTGACCCTCTGCCCGGCCGACGCGGGCGGCCGGGGCCGCCCCTACCCCGACATGGTCCTCGCCGCGTTCCTGCGCACCGGCGCCGTCGACGGCGTCCAGCAGACCGTCGTCGCGGGCGACACCTCGTACGACATGCTCAGCGGCGTACGCTCCGGCGCCGGACTCGTCGTGGGCGTCCTCACCGGCGCCCACGACAAGGACCAGTTGACCCGCCACGGCGCCACGCACGTCCTCGGCTCGGTCGCCGAACTCCCGGATCTGATCGCGCGGGCAGAGGCATGA
- a CDS encoding ABC transporter permease, which yields MLVHSRTGKWAAWAVFFVLFVPLFAVPLLVILAASFTTNWSGAFPSGPTTGHYAAATGGDSLQALTTSLITAVSASLLALTVGSWAALAAASLRSRGRRFLDALFMLPVAVPSVVVGLAVLVAFSKPPMLLNGTRWIVILAHTILVTAFAYASVSAAIVRLDPMYEQAAASLGARPSYVLWRIKLPLLLPALTAAAGLCFALSMGELSATMMLYPPDWTPLPVQIFAATDRGSLFTGAAVAVVLMGTTLLVLLGVSRVRTRASYR from the coding sequence GTGTTGGTGCATAGCCGTACGGGGAAGTGGGCCGCCTGGGCCGTGTTCTTCGTGCTCTTCGTCCCGCTGTTCGCGGTGCCGCTGCTGGTCATCCTCGCCGCGTCGTTCACCACCAACTGGTCCGGCGCCTTCCCTTCCGGGCCGACCACCGGGCACTACGCGGCCGCGACCGGCGGCGACTCCCTCCAGGCCCTGACCACCAGCCTGATCACCGCCGTCAGCGCGAGCCTGCTCGCCCTCACCGTCGGCTCGTGGGCCGCGCTCGCCGCCGCCTCGCTGCGCAGCCGCGGCAGGCGGTTCCTCGACGCGCTGTTCATGCTGCCGGTCGCCGTGCCGTCCGTCGTCGTGGGCCTGGCCGTGCTCGTCGCGTTCAGCAAGCCGCCGATGCTGCTGAACGGGACGCGCTGGATCGTGATCCTGGCGCACACGATTCTTGTCACCGCGTTCGCCTATGCGTCGGTTTCGGCGGCGATAGTACGTCTCGACCCGATGTACGAACAGGCGGCGGCCAGTCTCGGCGCCCGGCCCTCGTACGTCCTGTGGCGCATCAAGCTGCCGCTCCTGCTGCCGGCCCTCACCGCGGCCGCGGGGCTCTGCTTCGCCCTGTCCATGGGCGAGTTGAGCGCCACGATGATGCTCTACCCGCCGGACTGGACACCGCTCCCGGTGCAGATCTTCGCGGCCACCGACCGCGGCTCACTGTTCACCGGAGCAGCCGTCGCCGTGGTCCTGATGGGAACGACGCTGCTCGTGCTGCTCGGCGTGTCCCGCGTCCGCACCAGGGCCTCGTACCGCTGA
- a CDS encoding TIGR03364 family FAD-dependent oxidoreductase: MRVIVVGAGVVGTMHAWHAVNRGHEVVQVERESEARGASLRNFGQIWVSGRAGGEELETALRARELWEGIGARVPGLGFRACGSLTPLRTELETAVAEAAVARPDAAARGYKLLTADEARAVNPALRGEFAAALWCERDAAVEPRTAQLALKQELLKSGRYTYLGGREVREVVGTAAVRDDHGDVHTGDAVILATGAWLGGLVRELAGPDLPVRRVRLQMMQTDPLGEPLTTSVADGDSFRYYPAYRSEALDTLNAEQAQAPTAAEHKMQLLMVQRRDGGLTIGDTHEYEHPFSFDTVEEPYEHLTGVVEAFLGRPLPRIRHRWAGVYAQCTDTSRVVHRQQVRDGVWLVTGPGGRGMTCSPAIAETTANELGW; the protein is encoded by the coding sequence GTGAGAGTCATCGTCGTAGGAGCCGGCGTGGTGGGAACCATGCACGCCTGGCACGCAGTGAACCGCGGCCACGAGGTCGTACAGGTCGAGCGCGAGAGCGAGGCGCGCGGGGCATCGCTCCGCAATTTCGGACAGATATGGGTCAGCGGCCGGGCCGGTGGCGAGGAACTGGAGACCGCGCTGCGCGCCCGTGAGCTGTGGGAGGGCATCGGGGCCCGGGTTCCCGGCCTCGGGTTCCGGGCCTGCGGCTCGCTCACTCCGCTCCGTACCGAGCTGGAGACCGCCGTCGCCGAGGCGGCCGTCGCCCGCCCCGACGCGGCGGCCCGCGGCTACAAGCTGCTCACCGCCGACGAGGCCCGCGCGGTCAACCCCGCGCTGCGCGGCGAGTTCGCCGCCGCGCTGTGGTGCGAGCGGGACGCGGCGGTCGAGCCGCGCACCGCGCAACTCGCGCTGAAGCAGGAGTTGTTGAAGTCCGGGCGCTATACGTACCTGGGCGGGCGCGAGGTCCGCGAGGTGGTGGGCACCGCCGCCGTCCGCGACGACCACGGCGATGTGCACACCGGTGACGCCGTGATCCTGGCCACCGGTGCCTGGCTCGGCGGACTCGTCCGCGAACTGGCCGGCCCCGATCTGCCGGTGCGCCGCGTCCGCCTCCAGATGATGCAGACCGACCCGCTCGGCGAGCCGCTCACCACCTCCGTCGCCGACGGCGACAGCTTCCGCTACTACCCGGCGTACCGGAGCGAGGCGCTGGACACGCTCAACGCCGAGCAGGCGCAGGCGCCCACCGCCGCAGAGCACAAGATGCAGCTCCTGATGGTGCAGCGCCGGGACGGCGGACTGACCATCGGCGACACCCACGAGTACGAGCACCCCTTCTCCTTCGACACCGTCGAGGAGCCGTACGAGCACCTCACCGGGGTCGTCGAAGCCTTCCTGGGCCGCCCGCTGCCGAGGATCCGCCACCGCTGGGCCGGGGTCTACGCCCAGTGCACCGACACCAGCCGGGTCGTCCACCGCCAGCAGGTGCGAGACGGCGTCTGGCTGGTCACCGGACCGGGCGGCCGGGGCATGACCTGCTCGCCCGCCATCGCCGAAACGACCGCCAACGAACTGGGCTGGTGA
- a CDS encoding 2-aminoethylphosphonate ABC transporter permease subunit: protein MATDDNAARRGAGAREPGVIQTRGPSTAHPVTPGIRTATAPRPRTGGEGPPSATTPPAGGPQAPVRAGRRVPRFVWALPPVALLALVFLYPLALVVQQSVSPDEGGTSLAPYGDVFASDSFRSALTTTVWLAVGSTAGCLVLGFILAMVIAFVPFPGGKAVAKFIDVFLSFPSFLITLALLFIYGNVGMANGLWTDVTGASSGPFDFLTTPWGVLLAEITYFTPFVMRPLLAAFSQLDSAQLEVASSLGAKPARIVRQVILPEALPALAAGGSLVLVMCLNEFGIVLFTGAKGVTTLPMLVYSKAILESDYPAACVVAVVNIAISVGLYSLYRMVSRRVGA, encoded by the coding sequence ATGGCGACTGACGACAACGCGGCGAGGCGCGGTGCCGGGGCACGCGAGCCCGGCGTGATCCAAACGAGAGGCCCTAGCACCGCGCACCCCGTCACCCCGGGCATCAGGACCGCAACGGCCCCGCGTCCGCGCACCGGGGGCGAGGGGCCGCCCTCCGCGACGACCCCGCCGGCGGGCGGCCCGCAGGCCCCGGTCCGCGCGGGCCGCCGCGTACCCCGCTTCGTCTGGGCGCTGCCGCCCGTGGCGCTCCTCGCGCTGGTCTTCCTCTACCCGCTGGCCCTCGTCGTCCAGCAGTCCGTCAGCCCGGACGAGGGCGGCACCTCGCTCGCCCCGTACGGCGACGTGTTCGCCTCCGACTCCTTCCGCTCCGCGCTGACGACCACCGTATGGCTGGCGGTCGGCTCCACGGCCGGATGCCTGGTGCTGGGCTTCATCCTGGCCATGGTCATCGCGTTCGTACCGTTCCCCGGCGGCAAGGCGGTCGCCAAGTTCATCGACGTGTTCCTCTCCTTCCCGTCGTTCCTGATCACGCTCGCCCTGCTGTTCATCTACGGCAACGTCGGCATGGCCAACGGCCTCTGGACGGACGTCACCGGAGCGTCGAGCGGCCCCTTCGACTTCCTCACCACCCCGTGGGGCGTACTGCTCGCCGAGATCACGTACTTCACCCCGTTCGTCATGCGCCCGCTGCTCGCCGCGTTCTCGCAACTCGACAGCGCACAACTGGAGGTGGCGTCCTCGCTGGGCGCGAAGCCGGCCCGGATCGTGCGACAGGTGATCCTCCCCGAGGCGCTTCCCGCACTCGCCGCGGGCGGCAGCCTCGTCCTCGTGATGTGTCTCAACGAGTTCGGCATCGTGCTGTTCACCGGCGCGAAAGGAGTCACGACCCTGCCGATGCTCGTCTACAGCAAGGCGATCCTGGAGTCCGACTACCCGGCCGCCTGCGTCGTCGCCGTCGTCAACATCGCGATCTCCGTCGGTCTCTACAGCCTGTATCGGATGGTGAGCCGTCGTGTTGGTGCATAG
- a CDS encoding GntR family transcriptional regulator has translation MDYPHDQTPGAPIRSGIPEHGRIPKYYAVKAHVAVLIDELGEGGLLPTERDLAERYEVSRETVRQALRELLLEGRLARQGRGTVVAGPKLEQPLSLASYTEGVRRQGRTPGRHLIGLERFPCPEALADDVGVGRGEPVWHLERVLLADDDRVGLESTYVSVARVPDLDTEFDPDSSFYAYLRDRLSIPFGDADERIETVLATPREALLIGTPPALPMLLIHRISRDTDGKPLERVRTLYRGDRFSFTAHLGPQDGR, from the coding sequence GTGGACTACCCGCACGATCAGACACCTGGCGCACCCATCCGCTCCGGCATCCCGGAGCACGGCCGCATCCCCAAGTACTACGCCGTCAAGGCTCATGTCGCCGTCCTCATAGACGAGTTGGGCGAGGGGGGCCTGCTGCCCACCGAACGCGATCTCGCCGAGCGCTACGAAGTCTCGCGCGAGACGGTGCGCCAGGCCCTGCGCGAACTCCTGCTGGAGGGGCGGCTCGCCCGCCAGGGGCGCGGCACCGTCGTCGCGGGCCCGAAGCTGGAGCAGCCGCTCTCGCTGGCGAGCTATACGGAGGGCGTACGCCGCCAGGGCCGTACCCCCGGCCGTCACCTCATCGGACTGGAACGGTTCCCCTGCCCCGAGGCGCTCGCCGACGACGTAGGGGTGGGGCGCGGCGAACCGGTCTGGCACCTGGAGCGGGTGCTCCTCGCCGACGACGACCGGGTCGGCCTGGAGAGCACGTACGTCTCCGTCGCCCGCGTACCGGACCTGGACACGGAGTTCGACCCCGACTCGTCCTTCTACGCCTACCTGCGCGACCGGCTCTCGATCCCCTTCGGCGATGCGGACGAGCGGATCGAGACCGTGCTCGCGACACCGCGCGAGGCGCTGCTCATCGGTACGCCGCCCGCCCTGCCCATGCTGCTGATCCACCGGATCTCGCGCGATACGGACGGGAAGCCGCTGGAGCGCGTACGGACGCTGTACCGCGGGGACCGGTTCTCCTTCACCGCGCACCTGGGTCCGCAGGACGGACGCTGA
- a CDS encoding ABC transporter ATP-binding protein: MTGGAAAVRSGIRFDRVSVAYGGNTVLDRLDLTVEPGEVMALLGPSGSGKTTALRAVAGFVQPASGRVYLGDRDVTGLPPHKRGIGMVVQQYALFPHMRVQDNVAFGLKARKAAKAEIPERVAEALELVGMAAYATRYPRELSGGQQQRVAIARALAIRPGVLLLDEPLSALDAQLRSGMLAELARLHRELPDVSILYVTHDQVEALTLADRIAVMDKARLQDCGTPQDLYRRPRTEFTASFVGNANLLPVTVVGTTGTTGTTGTTGTVDFAGRALDVPTGDVAGGATATLCVRPHLVGLGDGPNALSGTITEVQWRGSTHRLYVDVDGHRVKADLRELRETPALGDKVTLHFAAEDAVLLPAGTAPGAGGEADG; this comes from the coding sequence ATGACGGGCGGGGCCGCGGCCGTTCGCAGCGGGATCAGATTCGACCGGGTCAGCGTCGCGTACGGCGGGAACACCGTCCTCGACCGGCTCGATCTGACCGTCGAACCCGGCGAGGTCATGGCGCTGCTCGGGCCCTCCGGGTCCGGCAAGACCACCGCCCTGCGCGCCGTCGCCGGATTCGTGCAGCCCGCCTCGGGCCGGGTCTACCTGGGCGACCGGGACGTCACCGGGCTGCCGCCGCACAAGCGCGGCATCGGCATGGTCGTCCAGCAGTACGCCCTCTTCCCGCACATGCGGGTCCAGGACAACGTCGCCTTCGGGCTGAAGGCCCGCAAGGCGGCCAAGGCGGAGATCCCCGAGCGGGTCGCCGAGGCCCTCGAACTCGTCGGCATGGCCGCCTACGCCACGCGCTACCCGCGCGAACTGTCCGGCGGCCAGCAGCAGCGCGTCGCCATCGCCCGCGCGCTCGCCATCCGCCCCGGCGTCCTCCTGCTCGACGAACCGCTCTCCGCGCTCGACGCCCAGCTGCGCTCCGGCATGCTCGCCGAACTCGCGCGACTGCACCGGGAGTTGCCGGACGTCTCCATCCTGTACGTCACCCACGACCAGGTCGAGGCGCTCACCCTCGCCGACCGGATCGCCGTCATGGACAAGGCGCGGCTGCAGGACTGCGGCACCCCGCAGGACCTGTACCGCCGTCCGCGTACGGAGTTCACCGCGTCGTTCGTCGGCAACGCGAACCTGCTCCCCGTCACCGTCGTCGGCACCACCGGTACCACCGGCACCACCGGCACCACCGGCACGGTCGACTTCGCGGGCCGCGCACTCGACGTGCCGACCGGCGACGTGGCCGGCGGCGCCACCGCCACCCTCTGCGTCCGGCCCCACCTCGTCGGGCTCGGCGACGGCCCCAACGCGCTGAGCGGCACCATCACCGAGGTCCAGTGGCGCGGATCCACGCACCGGCTGTACGTCGACGTCGACGGGCACCGGGTCAAGGCCGACCTCCGCGAACTGCGCGAGACCCCCGCCCTCGGTGACAAGGTCACGCTGCACTTCGCGGCCGAGGACGCGGTGCTGCTGCCCGCGGGCACGGCGCCGGGAGCCGGGGGAGAGGCCGATGGTTAG